The genomic window CATCGCCAAGGCATCAACAACCAGCAGCCGACCACTCAACGTCGTGCCGATACCAGTAATGATTTTAATGACCTCCGCGGACTGAATTAAACCAATCAATCCCGGAAGGATCCCCATCACACCGCCTTCAATGCAAGAAGGCACCAAGCCAGCGGGTGGCGGTTCGGGCACCAGATCACGATAGTTAGGACTCTCAGCATCAAGGTTAAACACCGTGGCCTGACCTTCAAAGCGATGAATCGATCCATAAATACTGGGCTTACCTAAAAGCACACAAGCGTCATTCACCAGGTAACGGCTAGGGAAATTATCAGTGCAGTCACAAACAATGTCGTACGGCTGAATGATCTCAAAAGCGTTATCTCGCCTCAGCGCTTTCTCGTAGACATCCACTTGACAATGGGGATTGATTTCAAGGATGCGAGCCCGAGCAGAATGCGTTTTTGCTTGACCTACCCAACTCGTGCCATGGATCACCTGGCGCTGCAAATTAGAGAGCTCAACAACATCGAAATCGACAATCCCAATATGGCCTACACCAGCAGCAGCCAAATAAAGCAGCAACGGCGAACCGAGCCCGCCACTACCCACACACAACACAGAAGCCGCCTTGAGTCGTTTCTGACCATTCATCCCAACCTCTGGCAGGGTGAGATGACGAGAAAAACGCTC from Prochlorococcus marinus str. MIT 9313 includes these protein-coding regions:
- the moeB gene encoding molybdopterin-synthase adenylyltransferase MoeB, producing MGLHETVDVDLSPDELERFSRHLTLPEVGMNGQKRLKAASVLCVGSGGLGSPLLLYLAAAGVGHIGIVDFDVVELSNLQRQVIHGTSWVGQAKTHSARARILEINPHCQVDVYEKALRRDNAFEIIQPYDIVCDCTDNFPSRYLVNDACVLLGKPSIYGSIHRFEGQATVFNLDAESPNYRDLVPEPPPAGLVPSCIEGGVMGILPGLIGLIQSAEVIKIITGIGTTLSGRLLVVDALAMTFREMALRPSQPRVVIDQLIDYQDFCGSGADKPAHEKVAGLESISVKDLKSLLDLGAEDFALVDVRNPNEAEIACIAGSELIPLNKIESGEAIEKVRQLASGRRLYVYCKLGGRSAKALTTLKRHGIEGVNVTGGIDAWAKEVDRSLPRY